A window of the Camelus dromedarius isolate mCamDro1 chromosome 5, mCamDro1.pat, whole genome shotgun sequence genome harbors these coding sequences:
- the CLMN gene encoding calmin isoform X3 yields MALLEVLSGRNLLHEYKSSSHRIFRLNNIAKALKFLEDSNVKLVSIDAAEIADGNPSLVLGLIWNIILFFQIKELTGNLSRNSPSSSLSPGSGGTDSDSSFPPTPTAERSVAISVKDQRKAIRTLLAWVQRKTRKYGVAVQDFAGSWRSGLAFLAVIKAIDPSLVDMKQALENSMRENLEKAFSIAHNALHIPRLLEPEDIMVDTPDEQSIVTYVAQFLEHFPELEAEDFVDSEQEAPIESTFVRIKETPSEQESTIFLLPENGERAYTVNHETSHPPPSKVFVCDKPESVKEHCLGGVSSQELSDSSTEIMQQIIDQVLQGVPGKTNDTSEPPPETSILSSRKDNRRSNSLPIKKTVHFEADIYKDASCSEDPSYRQDFRFEGSPRGTKELSKQDGHVSAVEVAEETPKQEAPKVLEAASNKAPGDVSLVDAKVNHSQAFQTSPSWDGASERAGSPEEESRPLSPLGDNTVMAESLEIKVKLLTVEAMDKEDYFEGIPLKASKFNSNLTDFASTSQAFNEVPLPHENKPAEDGVLEDHLEKLGKRRGKSAHKKMDSEEPPVMPNQHAPPKDPGAEDQGCSSAPEEAAVDKKPEVYEKAKRKSPHRHQGEEEGDPNNAQGLGGELPSSPPSSNVSLETLQSPSEEGLDFRLSPPLSKISVIPHDLFYYPHYEVPLAAVLEAYAEGSEDLKNEDMDLEESEGYLPDLGSREEGADEAEGSQSSCSFLGLREDLSWASITEDARPASEPAPPAPRGDHQQSEAEESAPGESHQSQEFPKSENLANPLEAKVMEESISSKKKEKRKHVDHVESSIFIAPGTVQSSDDLEEDTGDHKVPSRTSHSDSSIYIRRHTDRSLESDHFSYVQLRNAADLDDRRNRMLTRYNTQKLTELILQFYGIRADMKRECKHARMSMKANNSGEARLQESRSPRSDSLTQFIQQPDTMYFVLFLWLLVYCLLLFPQLDVNRL; encoded by the exons GTGAAACTTGTTAGCATCGATGCGGCAGAAATAGCGGATGGCAACCCCTCTTTGGTTCTTGGGCTGATTTGGAACATAATCCTCTTCTTCCAG ATTAAAGAGCTCACGGGCAACCTCAGCAGAAACTCTCCATCTTCCAGCCTGTCACCCGGCTCGGGGGGCACAGACTCAGACTCTTCCTTCCCACCCACGCCCACCGCAGAGAGGAGTGTGGCGATATCGGTGAAGGACCAGAGGAAGGCCATCAGGACACTGCTGGCCTGGGTGCAGAGGAAAACGAGGAA GTACGGCGTGGCGGTGCAGGACTTCGCCGGCAGCTGGAGAAGCGGGCTGGCTTTCCTGGCCGTGATCAAGGCCATCGACCCCAGCCTGGTTGACATGAAGCAGGCGCTGGAAAACTCCATGCGGGAAAATCTAGAGAAGGCTTTCAGCATCGCCCACAATGCCCTCCATATCCCCAGGCTCCTGGAGCCGGAAG ACATCATGGTTGACACGCCGGACGAGCAGTCCATCGTGACTTACGTGGCACAGTTTCTAGAACATTTCCCAGAGTTGGAAGCC GAGGATTTTGTGGATTCAGAACAAGAAGCCCCCATTGAATCCACCTTTGTTCGCATCAAAGAAACCCCTTCCGAACAGGAGAGCACcatcttccttctgcctgagAATGGGGAACGTGCCTACACCGTCAACCATGAAACCAGCCACCCACCACCCTCCAAAGTCTTCGTCTGCGACAAGCCTGAGAGTGTGAAGGAACACTGCCTGGGCGGTGTTTCCAGCCAGGAGCTGTCAGACAGCTCCACCGAGATCATGCAGCAGATCATCGACCAGGTTCTCCAGGGGGTGCCGGGGAAGACCAACGACACCAGTGAGCCGCCTCCAGAAACTTCCATCTTATCATCCAGAAAGGACAACCGGAGGTCCAACTCTCTGCCAATCAAGAAAACTGTGCACTTCGAGGCTGACATCTACAAGGATGCCTCCTGCAGTGAGGACCCTTCCTACAGGCAAGACTTTCGCTTCGAAGGGAGCCCAAGAGGAACAAAGGAGTTGTCCAAGCAGGATGGACATGTCTCGGCAGTGGAGGTTGCTGAAGAAACACCAAAACAGGAAGCCCCAAAGGTCCTGGAAGCCGCCTCCAACAAGGCTCCTGGCGATGTGTCTTTGGTGGATGCGAAGGTCAATCATTCTCAGGCATTCCAGACCTCTCCCTCCTGGGATGGGGCGTCAGAGAGGGCAGGCAGCCCCGAGGAAGAAAGTCGGCCCCTCTCACCCCTTGGAGATAATACCGTCATGGCTGAATCCTTGGAGATCAAGGTTAAACTGCTGACTGTAGAAGCTATGGATAAAGAGGACTATTTCGAGGGCATCCCATTAAAAGCCTCTAAGTTTAACAGCAACCTCACAGATTTTGCCTCCACCAGCCAGGCCTTCAACGAGGTTCCTTTGCCTCATGAGAACAAACCTGCCGAAGATGGGGTATTGGAGGATCATTTGGAGAAACTGGGTAAGAGGAGGGGTAAATCTGCCCACAAAAAGATGGATTCGGAAGAGCCTCCGGTGATGCCCAACCAGCACGCACCTCCCAAGGACCCTGGAGCAGAGGACCAAGGCTGTTCTTCGGCCCCCGAGGAGGCAGCTGTGGATAAAAAGCCAGAAGTGTATGAAAAGGCCAAGCGAAAGTCTCCACATCGCCAtcaaggggaggaggaaggggacccCAACAACgcacaggggctggggggagaatTACCCTCCAGCCCGCCCAGCAGCAACGTCAGCTTGGAGACCCTCCAGAGCCCCAGTGAGGAAGGCCTGGATTTCAGGCTGTCGCCGCCGCTCTCCAAGATCTCCGTCATCCCCCACGACCTCTTCTATTACCCACATTACGAGGTCCCCCTGGCGGCGGTTTTGGAGGCTTATGCCGAAGGTTCAGaggatttgaaaaatgaagacatggACCTCGAAGAATCAGAGGGCTACCTGCCGGACCTGGggtccagggaggagggggccgaCGAGGCTGAGGGCTCCCAGAGCAGCTGCAGCTTCCTGGGGCTGCGTGAGGACCTCTCCTGGGCCAGCATCACGGAGGATGCCAGACCAGCCTCTGAACCCGCTCCCCCAGCCCCGCGAGGGGACCACCAGCAGAGTGAGGCTGAAGAGAGTGCCCCGGGGGAGAGCCATCAG TCCCAGGAATTCCCCAAGTCGGAAAACTTAGCAAACCCTTTAGAAGCAAAGGTAATGGAAGAATCGATCAGCagtaaaaaaaaggagaaaaggaaacatgtGGACCACGTAGAAAGTTCGATATTTATAGCGCCCGGAACTGTTCAGTCCTCAGATGACCTCGAAGAAGACACTGGCGACCACAAAGTCCCCTCCAG gaCAAGTCACAGTGACTCCAGCATTTACATTCGACGACATACTGATAGATCTTTGGAATCG GATCATTTTAGCTATGTTCAGTTGAGGAACGCAGCAGATCTGGACGACAGAAGAAACCGAATGTTAACCAG GTACAATACTCAGAAGCTCACTGAGCTGATTTTACAGTTTTATGGCATCAGAGCAGACATGAAGAGGGAATGCAAACATGCCAGGATGTCTATGAAA GCCAACAACTCTGGTGAAGCCAGGCTGCAGGAGAGCCGCAGCCCACGGAGCGACTCGCTGACGCAGTTCATCCAGCAGCCCGACACGATGTACTTTGTTCTCTTCCTCTGGCTGCTGGTTTACTGCCTGCTGCTCTTCCCCCAGCTGGACGTCAACAGACTCTGA